Proteins from a genomic interval of Aureimonas sp. AU20:
- a CDS encoding UDP-glucose dehydrogenase family protein, with protein sequence MKIAIVGSGYVGLVSGACFADFGHTVRCVDKDASKIAALREGRIPIFEPGLETLVSTNAAAGRIAFDTDLASAVAEADVVFIAVGTPSRRGDGFADLTYVYAAAREIAHSLRGYTVLVTKSTVPVGTGDEVERIVREARPDADFHVVSNPEFLREGAAIDDFKRPDRILVGSDEPRAREVMAEVYRPLYLNSAPIVYTSRRTAELTKYAANAFLATKITFINEMADLCEKVGADVQDVARGMGLDNRIGSKFLHAGPGYGGSCFPKDTLALIKTAQDFGAPSRIVETVAAVNEQRKRSMARRVIEACGGSVRGRTIALLGLTFKPNTDDMRDAPSLAVATALQDGGARVRAFDPEGMGQAALVLNDIAYAADAYGCVEGADAVVLVTEWNTFRALDLDRIGAAMKGRVFVDLRNVYKRAVMEAKGFQYHDVGRGGDAPGAARAADVAA encoded by the coding sequence ATGAAAATCGCCATCGTCGGATCTGGCTATGTCGGACTTGTGTCCGGCGCCTGCTTTGCGGATTTCGGCCACACGGTTCGCTGTGTCGACAAGGACGCGAGCAAGATCGCTGCCCTGCGCGAGGGGCGCATTCCCATCTTCGAGCCGGGTCTGGAAACCTTGGTCTCCACCAACGCGGCGGCCGGGCGCATTGCGTTCGACACCGATCTCGCTTCCGCCGTGGCGGAGGCCGACGTCGTCTTCATTGCGGTCGGCACGCCTTCAAGGCGTGGCGACGGCTTCGCAGACCTCACCTATGTCTACGCCGCCGCGCGGGAGATCGCCCATTCGCTGCGCGGCTACACCGTGCTCGTGACCAAGTCGACCGTGCCGGTGGGCACCGGAGACGAGGTGGAGCGGATCGTGCGCGAAGCGCGCCCCGACGCCGATTTCCACGTCGTATCCAACCCCGAGTTCCTGCGCGAGGGCGCCGCGATCGACGATTTCAAGCGGCCCGACCGTATTCTCGTCGGCTCCGACGAGCCGCGCGCGCGAGAGGTCATGGCGGAGGTCTACCGGCCGCTTTATCTGAACAGCGCGCCGATCGTCTACACCAGCCGGCGCACGGCCGAGCTGACCAAATACGCCGCCAACGCCTTTCTGGCGACCAAGATCACCTTCATCAACGAGATGGCGGACCTGTGCGAGAAGGTCGGCGCCGACGTGCAGGACGTGGCGCGCGGCATGGGGCTCGACAATCGCATCGGCTCCAAGTTCCTCCATGCCGGGCCGGGCTATGGCGGCTCCTGCTTTCCCAAGGACACGCTCGCCCTCATCAAGACCGCGCAGGATTTCGGCGCGCCCTCGCGCATCGTGGAAACGGTGGCGGCGGTCAACGAGCAGCGCAAGCGCTCCATGGCCCGGCGCGTGATCGAGGCCTGCGGCGGCAGCGTGCGCGGGCGCACGATCGCGCTACTCGGCCTCACCTTCAAGCCCAACACCGACGACATGCGCGACGCGCCCTCGCTTGCCGTCGCCACCGCCCTGCAGGACGGCGGGGCGCGGGTGCGCGCCTTCGACCCCGAGGGCATGGGGCAGGCGGCGCTGGTGCTGAACGACATCGCCTATGCCGCCGACGCCTATGGCTGCGTCGAGGGGGCCGACGCCGTGGTTCTGGTGACGGAATGGAACACGTTCCGCGCGCTCGATCTCGACCGGATCGGGGCGGCCATGAAGGGCCGCGTCTTCGTGGACCTGCGCAATGTCTACAAGCGCGCCGTGATGGAGGCCAAGGGCTTCCAGTACCACGATGTCGGCCGGGGCGGGGATGCGCCGGGCGCCGCGCGCGCCGCCGACGTCGCAGCCTGA
- a CDS encoding oligosaccharide flippase family protein, with product MTKHAIIYFLAFAVPGLVGFVSFGIYTRVLRPEDYAVYSVGVSLAYLIGTVLYGWLRFALGRYQSEAPRTDFMPFTLRAFGALTVLAIPAIAVAVLLFLPDLPVLALAAILAMTAAQALFDITQEVRRARHESAAFARLSIARSLVSFSLGTSAALLFASGSAVVAGIAAGFALVSLLSLHRLLAPGRGVRPESDVIRRFWRYGLPLSLSGLVFAGNATLARLIVGWMLGAAAAGHFGAALDVTSQLTGIVASAVAAIVGPMAIRAYADQGRAGSSTQLATGAELFLAAMVPTVVGLMIVAPVFGEVVAGKEFEAEIALLLPLLALSRGLNAFAQFYLHIGFQIVERPLRQVACGAVTLATNLVASVLLIGQFGVLGAAYGIVIGDVTGVAVSILLLKPVFPMPIPARSLARVGLCALVMLAACLPVLNGLSLPSSRLLGLTVVTGAVAYLLAALALDVAGARSDFLPQAVRRLRGALGS from the coding sequence GTGACCAAGCACGCCATCATCTATTTCCTGGCCTTCGCGGTCCCAGGGCTCGTCGGCTTCGTGTCGTTCGGCATCTACACCCGCGTGCTGCGGCCGGAGGACTATGCCGTCTATTCCGTCGGCGTCAGCCTCGCCTATCTCATCGGCACCGTGCTCTACGGCTGGCTGCGCTTCGCGCTCGGGCGCTACCAGTCGGAGGCGCCGCGCACCGACTTCATGCCCTTCACTCTGCGCGCCTTCGGCGCGCTGACGGTTCTCGCCATTCCCGCGATCGCGGTCGCCGTTCTCCTCTTCCTGCCCGACCTTCCCGTGCTCGCGCTGGCGGCCATCCTGGCGATGACGGCGGCGCAGGCGTTGTTCGACATCACGCAGGAGGTGCGCCGGGCGCGACACGAGTCCGCCGCCTTCGCCCGGCTCAGCATCGCGCGCAGCCTCGTCAGCTTTTCGCTCGGCACCAGCGCGGCGCTGCTCTTCGCCTCCGGCTCGGCCGTTGTGGCGGGCATCGCCGCAGGCTTCGCCCTCGTCTCGCTCCTGTCCCTCCATCGCCTGCTCGCGCCGGGGAGGGGAGTGCGACCAGAGAGCGATGTCATCCGCCGCTTCTGGCGCTATGGCCTGCCGCTTTCCCTGTCCGGCCTCGTCTTTGCGGGAAACGCCACGCTGGCGCGGCTGATCGTCGGCTGGATGCTGGGCGCGGCGGCGGCGGGCCATTTCGGCGCCGCGCTCGACGTGACGAGCCAGCTGACCGGCATCGTCGCCTCGGCGGTCGCCGCGATCGTCGGGCCCATGGCCATCCGCGCCTATGCCGATCAGGGGCGGGCGGGCTCGAGCACGCAGCTCGCCACGGGCGCGGAGCTCTTCCTCGCCGCCATGGTGCCGACCGTCGTCGGCCTCATGATCGTGGCGCCGGTCTTCGGCGAGGTGGTGGCCGGCAAGGAGTTCGAGGCGGAGATCGCGCTGCTCCTCCCGCTTCTGGCGCTGTCGCGCGGGCTCAACGCCTTCGCGCAGTTCTATCTCCATATCGGCTTCCAGATCGTGGAACGTCCGCTTCGGCAGGTGGCTTGCGGGGCGGTGACGCTCGCCACGAACCTCGTCGCCTCGGTCCTCCTGATCGGGCAGTTCGGCGTCCTCGGCGCGGCCTATGGCATCGTGATCGGCGACGTCACGGGCGTCGCCGTCTCCATCCTGCTGCTGAAGCCGGTGTTTCCCATGCCCATACCCGCGCGCAGCCTGGCGCGCGTCGGCCTCTGCGCTCTGGTCATGCTGGCGGCCTGCCTGCCGGTGCTGAACGGCCTTTCGCTGCCGTCCTCCCGCCTGCTCGGGTTGACGGTCGTGACCGGCGCGGTCGCCTATCTGCTGGCCGCCCTCGCGCTCGATGTCGCCGGCGCCCGCAGCGACTTCCTGCCCCAGGCGGTTCGCCGCCTTCGCGGAGCCCTCGGTTCATGA
- a CDS encoding acyltransferase family protein — protein sequence MTPPTQRPAYFESLDLVRGLAALVVLVYHTDFMFGLRGALLPGGYVAVDLFFVLSGFVLSLTYGGAIAGGDMGLRRFLLLRVARLYPLFLATTAVGFLVMTARFEANDGWIDTARLVPTGLLNALMLPSFLEPQGRDTLFPFNGATWSIFFEMVAGLLFFGLLARLDDRLLRAFTLAAGLGLVAAVLLFGSADIGWGTANFTGGFARVFFSFAVGMCLHRRYAAHPWRTPRWLFFALLALALALVQLKGALGPPEVYDLAMVGFLMPLLVAAGAGASLGRRLSWLARRLGDMSYGVYLNQGSLIILAAGASQALLGRRIFDLGPWVGFAFAGFVMLVSLATFHGFENPARRLLRQRRPRPAAGKARA from the coding sequence ATGACCCCTCCCACCCAGCGACCGGCCTATTTCGAAAGCCTCGATCTCGTCCGGGGTCTCGCGGCGCTCGTCGTCCTGGTCTACCACACCGACTTCATGTTCGGTCTGCGCGGCGCGCTTCTGCCGGGTGGCTATGTCGCGGTGGACCTGTTCTTCGTCCTCAGCGGCTTCGTCCTGTCGCTGACCTATGGCGGCGCCATTGCTGGCGGCGACATGGGCCTGCGGCGCTTCCTGCTGCTGCGCGTCGCCCGCCTTTATCCGCTCTTCCTCGCGACGACCGCAGTCGGTTTCCTCGTCATGACGGCGCGGTTCGAGGCCAATGACGGCTGGATCGACACCGCGCGCCTCGTCCCGACCGGCCTCCTCAACGCCTTGATGCTGCCGAGCTTCCTGGAGCCGCAGGGCAGGGACACGCTGTTTCCCTTCAACGGCGCCACATGGTCGATCTTCTTCGAGATGGTCGCCGGCCTCCTTTTCTTCGGCCTTCTCGCCCGGCTGGACGATCGGCTGCTGCGAGCCTTCACGCTCGCTGCCGGCCTCGGCCTCGTCGCCGCCGTGCTTCTTTTTGGCAGCGCCGATATCGGCTGGGGCACCGCGAACTTCACCGGCGGTTTCGCCCGGGTCTTCTTCTCCTTCGCGGTCGGCATGTGCCTGCATCGCCGCTACGCCGCGCATCCCTGGCGCACGCCGCGCTGGCTCTTCTTCGCGCTTCTGGCTCTCGCGCTCGCGCTGGTGCAGCTGAAGGGCGCGCTCGGGCCGCCTGAGGTCTACGATCTCGCGATGGTCGGCTTTCTCATGCCGCTCCTCGTCGCGGCGGGGGCGGGCGCCTCGCTCGGGCGTCGCCTTAGCTGGCTCGCGCGGCGGCTGGGGGACATGTCCTACGGCGTCTACCTCAACCAGGGCTCGCTCATCATCCTCGCGGCAGGCGCCAGCCAGGCGCTGCTCGGCCGCCGGATCTTCGATCTCGGCCCCTGGGTCGGCTTCGCCTTCGCGGGTTTCGTGATGCTCGTGTCGCTCGCGACCTTCCACGGATTCGAAAACCCCGCGCGGCGCCTCTTGCGCCAGCGCCGGCCCCGGCCCGCCGCCGGCAAGGCGCGGGCCTGA
- a CDS encoding glycosyltransferase family 2 protein — protein MPGAELVVVAIPTCRRPRTLRRCLEALAEIDHAGPLRVIVAENDMVGCEGLAVCEAMVAAGYRFSLQVVLAEERGVACARNALVRAAIADPEVSHIAMIDDDEWPRPDWLGHLLAVQRQEGADVVGGPVERSYEVPPAPNVLKAAEGAYGALRTGRVDLVDATSNILFRAAVFRRRPDPWFDPAYTLLGGEDRDFLMGLALAGGVFAWSREAVVREDYPASRCSLGWMVRRAYRGGNTDMLINLKHRPPSFTLLREGSKIGGALGVSLLNMTLLAWKPERRVAGLLLLARVGGKLAGLAGLRYQEYRTIHGG, from the coding sequence ATGCCCGGCGCTGAACTCGTTGTGGTGGCTATCCCGACCTGTCGGCGCCCCCGCACCCTTCGGCGCTGCCTGGAGGCCCTGGCCGAGATCGACCATGCCGGGCCGCTGCGGGTGATCGTGGCGGAGAACGACATGGTGGGGTGCGAGGGTCTGGCCGTTTGCGAGGCGATGGTCGCGGCGGGCTACCGCTTTTCGCTTCAGGTCGTGCTGGCAGAGGAGCGGGGCGTCGCCTGCGCGCGCAACGCGCTGGTGCGGGCCGCGATCGCCGATCCAGAGGTCTCGCACATCGCCATGATCGACGACGACGAATGGCCTAGGCCGGATTGGCTCGGCCATCTCCTTGCCGTGCAAAGGCAGGAAGGGGCCGATGTCGTGGGCGGCCCGGTGGAGCGCAGCTACGAAGTGCCGCCCGCGCCGAATGTGCTGAAGGCCGCCGAGGGGGCCTATGGCGCGCTCCGGACGGGGCGGGTGGATCTGGTGGACGCGACCAGCAACATCCTGTTCCGCGCCGCCGTGTTTCGCCGGCGGCCCGATCCCTGGTTCGACCCCGCCTATACCCTGCTCGGCGGCGAGGACCGGGACTTCCTGATGGGCCTCGCCTTGGCCGGCGGCGTCTTCGCCTGGTCGCGCGAGGCGGTGGTGCGGGAGGACTATCCCGCCAGCCGCTGCTCGCTCGGCTGGATGGTGCGCCGCGCCTATCGCGGCGGCAACACCGACATGCTCATCAATCTCAAGCACCGCCCGCCGAGCTTCACGCTTCTGCGCGAAGGCTCCAAGATCGGCGGTGCGCTCGGTGTCTCGCTTTTGAACATGACGCTTCTGGCCTGGAAGCCGGAGCGGCGCGTCGCCGGGCTGCTGCTGCTGGCCCGCGTCGGCGGCAAGCTCGCCGGCCTCGCCGGGCTGCGCTACCAGGAATATCGGACGATCCATGGCGGCTGA
- a CDS encoding O-antigen ligase family protein, with amino-acid sequence MARAQAGFAGGRVAGAGGGVQWEHLRYAAFVGFFLMIWFFPNPNAVSFREDPGAGREGTVLVQLLWFGTFGFALLNVQDRWGDVRQQFDLTLILLLGWCAATVPLAILPDVSMRRYIFTLVAMLVAILCIATPRRSASILWLFLGIILAETLTKYVFVFAIPEFGKHGLFGAEPQLNGLWKGQFAHKNIAGPVCVFELFILYAARGRVQSSWLVLLAVPQVLFLVMSGSKTSLALLVAVFILSKVVLQTRSFIVILLTVSSAVFAINALTILSTLSDFFHEVARLVIGDASFTGRTDVWAMLIRYIGDNPFMGAGMLSFWQIGPASPAATDGNTWVSVAAYGHQGYLDTAATIGLPGLTLALLFLILRPALDLGRIDRTDTRLLGMYVSFWLFGLLHNGTESNMLGRADNAWLFLVIGIAGIRRCRVESARSKAAPSPARLPSGRQVGRA; translated from the coding sequence ATGGCTAGAGCGCAAGCCGGCTTCGCCGGCGGCCGGGTGGCAGGGGCAGGGGGCGGGGTGCAGTGGGAGCACTTGCGCTACGCCGCCTTCGTCGGCTTCTTCCTGATGATCTGGTTCTTTCCCAATCCGAACGCCGTGAGCTTCCGCGAGGACCCGGGCGCGGGGCGGGAGGGAACGGTTCTCGTCCAGCTTCTCTGGTTCGGGACCTTCGGCTTCGCGCTTCTCAACGTCCAGGACCGCTGGGGAGACGTGCGCCAGCAGTTCGACCTGACGCTGATCCTGCTGCTCGGCTGGTGCGCGGCCACCGTGCCGCTCGCGATCCTGCCCGACGTGTCGATGCGGCGCTACATCTTCACGCTCGTCGCCATGCTCGTGGCCATCCTGTGCATCGCGACGCCCCGCCGAAGCGCCTCGATCCTCTGGCTCTTCCTCGGCATCATCCTGGCCGAAACGCTGACCAAATATGTCTTCGTCTTCGCCATTCCCGAGTTCGGGAAACACGGCCTGTTCGGCGCGGAGCCGCAGCTGAACGGTCTCTGGAAGGGCCAGTTCGCGCACAAGAACATCGCCGGTCCCGTCTGCGTCTTCGAGCTGTTCATCCTTTATGCCGCACGCGGGCGGGTCCAGAGCTCCTGGCTCGTGTTGCTGGCCGTGCCGCAAGTTCTTTTTCTGGTCATGTCGGGGTCCAAGACCAGTCTGGCCCTGCTCGTCGCCGTCTTCATCCTGTCGAAGGTCGTTCTTCAGACGCGGTCCTTCATCGTCATCCTGCTGACGGTCTCGTCGGCGGTGTTCGCGATCAACGCGCTCACCATCCTGTCGACGCTCAGCGACTTCTTTCATGAGGTCGCGAGACTGGTGATCGGCGACGCGAGCTTCACCGGGCGCACCGATGTCTGGGCCATGCTGATCCGCTATATCGGCGACAATCCTTTCATGGGCGCGGGCATGCTGTCCTTCTGGCAGATCGGCCCCGCCTCGCCGGCGGCGACGGACGGCAACACCTGGGTATCGGTCGCCGCCTATGGCCATCAGGGCTATCTCGACACGGCGGCGACAATCGGCCTGCCCGGGCTGACGCTGGCGCTTCTTTTCCTGATCCTGCGTCCGGCTCTCGACCTCGGCCGCATCGACCGGACGGACACCCGGCTGCTTGGCATGTATGTGTCCTTCTGGCTCTTCGGCCTGCTTCACAACGGCACGGAGTCCAACATGCTCGGCCGCGCCGACAATGCCTGGCTGTTTCTGGTGATCGGCATCGCCGGCATCCGGCGATGCCGGGTCGAGAGCGCGCGAAGCAAGGCCGCTCCGTCGCCCGCGCGGCTTCCCTCCGGGCGTCAGGTAGGCCGTGCGTGA
- a CDS encoding GumC family protein, with translation MLHRVHPAAHAPEAGSAILSPTELLVQIWGIVRRHMLLIGAAVAVSLALAVIYLLLAPPQFTATATMVMDARRSTTMMNPSVSANVAETPLDNPTVESQLEILRSENIALAVVRQLKLDEDPDFTRPTGLGAVKRSLRSLVSSNEPPTPEQRLRAAVAEVDNNLYVRRIGVTFVFEISFTSTSPQRAAEVANAVADAYVTDQLDAKYQSTRRAGVWLQERLAELGAQASEADRAVVDFRATNNIVDAGGGRLLSEQQLTELNTQLSAARGNASEARARLDRVEQMIGSDLADSTLTDALRNEVIIKLRNQYSELTKREADLAKRLGPQHQAVANVRGEIAEAKRSINEELGRIGEGYRSDYEIARARVATIEASLKEAIGQSQLSSQAQVQLRALESSAQSYRALYDSFLQRYRETVQQQSFPLTEARLITSASPPGQKSKPRTSMALAGALVLGGIAGFGLAFLRDATDKTLRRPSDVERQLGVPCIASVPAVETVRGKEASGLREVVARPIARFAESIRAIKVAVDFHPTERGPQIVGFVSGLPGEGKTTLAANFAELAAQSGARTVLVDCDLRNPSLTRRLAGSARVRLTDLRDGTAAAHAMLRTRDGRLDFLPAVQLEDGTSSNDVLSSRAMAETLAHLKQHYDYVVVDLPPLLPIIDARASADMIDCFVFTVEWGGTLIDNARRSLELSDRIQRRTVGVVLNKVDGRQAKRYFEYEYAPGKSAYYG, from the coding sequence ATGCTTCACCGCGTCCACCCCGCCGCGCACGCGCCCGAAGCCGGTTCGGCGATCCTGTCGCCGACCGAACTCCTGGTTCAGATCTGGGGCATCGTCCGGCGCCATATGCTGCTGATCGGCGCGGCGGTCGCGGTGAGCCTCGCTCTTGCCGTGATCTATCTCCTGCTTGCGCCGCCGCAGTTCACCGCGACGGCCACCATGGTGATGGACGCGCGCCGCTCCACCACGATGATGAACCCGTCGGTCAGCGCCAACGTGGCCGAGACGCCGCTCGACAATCCGACCGTGGAAAGCCAGCTGGAGATCCTGCGCTCGGAAAACATCGCGCTCGCGGTGGTGCGTCAGCTGAAGCTGGACGAAGACCCCGACTTCACCCGGCCGACCGGGCTCGGCGCGGTGAAGCGCAGCCTGCGCTCGCTCGTCTCCTCCAATGAGCCGCCGACGCCCGAGCAGCGCCTGCGCGCGGCGGTGGCCGAGGTCGACAACAATCTCTATGTGCGCCGCATCGGCGTCACCTTCGTGTTCGAGATCAGCTTCACCTCTACCAGCCCGCAGCGCGCCGCCGAGGTCGCCAACGCGGTGGCCGACGCCTATGTCACCGACCAGCTCGACGCCAAGTACCAGTCGACCCGCCGGGCCGGCGTCTGGCTGCAGGAGCGCCTGGCCGAACTCGGCGCGCAGGCCTCAGAGGCCGACCGCGCCGTGGTGGACTTTCGCGCCACCAACAACATAGTGGATGCCGGGGGCGGGCGGCTCCTGTCCGAGCAGCAGCTGACCGAGCTGAACACGCAGCTCTCGGCCGCGCGCGGCAATGCCAGCGAGGCGCGCGCCCGGCTCGACCGGGTCGAGCAGATGATCGGCTCGGATCTGGCCGACTCGACGCTGACCGACGCGCTGCGCAACGAGGTCATCATCAAGCTGCGCAACCAGTATTCCGAGCTGACCAAGCGCGAGGCAGACCTCGCCAAGCGCCTGGGGCCGCAGCATCAGGCCGTCGCCAATGTCCGGGGCGAGATCGCCGAGGCCAAGCGCTCCATCAACGAGGAACTGGGCCGCATCGGCGAGGGCTATCGCAGCGACTACGAGATCGCCCGCGCGCGCGTCGCCACGATCGAGGCGAGCCTCAAGGAGGCGATCGGGCAGTCCCAGCTTTCCAGCCAGGCGCAGGTCCAGCTCCGAGCGCTGGAAAGCTCGGCCCAGAGCTACCGCGCGCTCTACGACAGCTTTCTTCAGCGCTACCGCGAGACCGTCCAGCAGCAGTCCTTCCCGCTGACGGAGGCGCGGCTCATCACCAGCGCCTCGCCGCCGGGACAGAAGAGCAAGCCGCGCACGTCCATGGCGCTGGCCGGGGCGCTGGTGCTCGGCGGCATCGCCGGCTTCGGCCTCGCCTTCCTGCGCGACGCCACCGACAAGACGTTGCGCCGGCCGAGCGACGTGGAGCGCCAGCTCGGCGTTCCCTGCATCGCCAGCGTGCCCGCCGTCGAGACCGTGCGCGGCAAGGAGGCGAGCGGGCTGCGCGAGGTCGTCGCCCGGCCCATCGCGCGCTTTGCCGAGTCCATCCGCGCCATCAAGGTCGCGGTGGATTTCCACCCGACCGAGCGCGGCCCCCAGATCGTCGGCTTCGTGTCGGGCCTGCCGGGCGAGGGCAAGACGACGCTGGCGGCCAATTTCGCCGAACTCGCCGCCCAGTCCGGCGCCCGCACGGTGCTGGTGGACTGCGACCTGCGCAATCCCTCGCTGACGCGCCGTCTGGCGGGCTCGGCCCGTGTCCGCCTCACGGATCTGCGGGACGGGACCGCCGCCGCCCATGCCATGCTGCGCACGCGCGACGGGCGGCTCGACTTCCTGCCGGCGGTGCAGCTGGAGGACGGCACCAGTTCCAACGACGTGTTGTCCTCGCGCGCCATGGCCGAGACGCTCGCCCATCTCAAGCAGCACTACGACTATGTGGTGGTGGACCTGCCGCCGCTCCTGCCGATCATTGACGCGCGCGCTTCGGCCGACATGATCGACTGTTTCGTGTTCACCGTGGAATGGGGCGGGACGCTGATCGACAATGCGCGCCGGTCCCTGGAGCTTTCGGACCGCATCCAGCGCAGGACCGTCGGCGTCGTGCTCAACAAGGTCGATGGGCGCCAAGCCAAGCGCTATTTCGAATACGAATACGCGCCCGGCAAGAGCGCCTATTATGGCTAG
- a CDS encoding NAD-dependent epimerase/dehydratase family protein produces MAKIVLTGAAGFIGFHLARRLLAEGASVVGIDNLNASYDPALKRARLAELGPLPGFAFHALDITDAPALADLVRREAPEVVIHLAAQAGVRQSIDRPFDYAGSNLLGHLAVLEACRHLRPMPRLVYASSSSVYGTGAALPFRESDAADRPASLYAATKRSGELMSDSYAHLFGLPQVGLRFFTVYGPWGRPDMAAWRFADRILAGKPVPLFNGGDLRRDFTYVDDIVAGLVSVATEPLRLPEERPHRIYNLGGGRPVALTDFIDLLERAIGRPAIRAPEPMQPGDVRATAADISALARDHGYRPSVNLEDGVGRFVRWFKARYPHGVPSTL; encoded by the coding sequence TTGGCGAAAATCGTCCTCACCGGAGCGGCCGGGTTCATCGGCTTCCACCTCGCCCGCCGGCTCCTGGCCGAGGGAGCGAGCGTCGTCGGCATCGACAATCTGAACGCCTCCTACGACCCCGCGCTGAAACGCGCGCGCCTGGCCGAACTCGGCCCCCTGCCTGGCTTCGCGTTTCACGCGCTCGACATCACGGACGCCCCGGCGCTGGCCGATCTCGTGCGGCGCGAGGCGCCGGAGGTGGTGATCCATCTCGCGGCGCAGGCCGGCGTGCGCCAGTCGATCGATCGCCCGTTCGACTATGCCGGCAGCAATCTTCTCGGCCATCTCGCGGTTCTGGAGGCCTGCCGGCATCTGCGGCCCATGCCGCGTCTCGTCTATGCCTCGTCCTCCTCGGTCTACGGCACGGGCGCGGCGCTGCCGTTTCGAGAAAGCGACGCAGCCGATCGCCCGGCCTCGCTCTATGCCGCCACAAAGCGCTCGGGCGAGCTGATGAGCGACAGCTACGCCCACCTCTTCGGCCTGCCCCAAGTGGGGCTGCGCTTCTTCACGGTCTACGGCCCGTGGGGGCGGCCCGACATGGCGGCGTGGCGTTTCGCGGACCGCATCCTCGCGGGCAAGCCCGTTCCGCTCTTCAACGGCGGCGATCTCCGGCGCGACTTCACCTATGTCGACGACATCGTGGCGGGCCTCGTTAGCGTCGCCACGGAGCCGCTGCGCCTGCCGGAGGAGCGCCCGCACCGGATCTACAATTTGGGCGGCGGGCGGCCGGTGGCGCTGACCGACTTCATCGACCTTCTGGAACGGGCGATCGGCCGCCCGGCGATCCGCGCGCCCGAGCCCATGCAGCCCGGCGACGTGCGGGCCACGGCGGCCGACATCTCGGCGCTGGCGCGCGACCATGGCTATCGGCCAAGCGTCAACCTGGAAGACGGAGTCGGGCGTTTCGTCCGCTGGTTCAAGGCACGCTATCCCCATGGCGTGCCCTCTACGCTCTGA
- a CDS encoding UDP-glucuronic acid decarboxylase family protein: MNPYTNTALVTGGAGFIGSHLCERLIGRGTNVVCVDNYYTGTRANIASLIGHPGFEVMRHDVTFPLYVQVSQVFNLACPASPIHYQRDPVQTTKVSVHGAINMLGLAKRLNVPILQASTSEVYGDPLVHPQVEDYWGHVNPIGMRSCYDEGKRCAETLFFDYWRQHALQIKVIRIFNTYGPRMHPNDGRVVSNFIVQALRGEPITIYGDGSQTRSFCYVDDLVDGMLAMMDSGPGFTGPVNVGNPGEFSMLELAELVLRKTGSSSAIEFLPLPSDDPRQRRPDISLAKAELGWEPKVALEDGIERTIHYFRALVQ; the protein is encoded by the coding sequence ATGAACCCCTACACCAACACGGCGCTGGTCACCGGCGGAGCCGGATTCATCGGCTCGCATCTGTGCGAGCGCCTGATCGGCCGGGGCACGAATGTCGTCTGCGTCGACAACTACTACACCGGCACGCGCGCCAACATCGCCAGCCTCATCGGCCATCCCGGCTTCGAGGTGATGCGCCACGACGTGACCTTCCCGCTCTATGTGCAGGTCTCGCAGGTGTTCAACCTCGCCTGTCCGGCCTCGCCCATTCACTATCAGCGCGATCCCGTGCAGACCACGAAGGTCAGCGTGCACGGGGCGATCAACATGTTGGGCCTCGCCAAGCGCCTGAACGTGCCGATCCTCCAGGCCTCCACCTCGGAGGTCTACGGCGACCCGCTGGTGCACCCGCAGGTCGAGGATTACTGGGGCCACGTGAACCCGATCGGCATGCGCTCCTGCTACGACGAGGGCAAGCGCTGCGCCGAGACGCTGTTCTTCGACTACTGGCGTCAGCACGCCTTGCAGATCAAGGTCATCCGCATCTTCAACACCTATGGCCCGCGCATGCACCCGAACGACGGGCGCGTCGTGTCGAACTTCATCGTCCAGGCGCTTCGCGGCGAGCCGATCACCATCTATGGCGACGGGTCGCAGACGCGCTCCTTCTGCTATGTCGACGATCTCGTGGACGGCATGCTGGCCATGATGGATTCGGGGCCGGGCTTCACCGGTCCGGTGAATGTCGGCAATCCCGGCGAGTTCTCCATGCTGGAACTGGCCGAGCTCGTTCTTCGCAAGACCGGCTCTTCTTCCGCCATCGAGTTCCTGCCGCTGCCCTCGGACGATCCGCGCCAGCGCCGGCCCGACATCTCCCTCGCCAAGGCCGAACTCGGCTGGGAGCCCAAGGTCGCGCTGGAAGACGGGATCGAGCGGACGATCCACTATTTCCGAGCCCTCGTTCAGTAG